The following proteins are encoded in a genomic region of Neovison vison isolate M4711 chromosome 12, ASM_NN_V1, whole genome shotgun sequence:
- the MED21 gene encoding mediator of RNA polymerase II transcription subunit 21 isoform X1: MADRLTQLQDAVNSLADQFCNAIGVLQQCGPPASFSNIQTAINKDQPANPTEEYAQLFAALIARTAKDIDVLIDSLPSEESTAALQAASLYKLEEENHEAATCLEDVVYRGDMLLEKIQSALADIAQSQLKTRSGTHSQSLPDS; the protein is encoded by the exons CTTGCAGATCAGTTTTGTAATGCCATTGGAGTGTTGCAGCAGTGTGGTCCTCCTGCTTCTTTTAGTAATATTCAGACAGCAATTAACAAAGATCAGCCAGCTAATCCTACGGAAG AATATGCCCAGCTTTTTGCAGCACTGATTGCACGAACAGCAAAAGACATTGATGTTTTGATAGATTCGTTACCCAGTGAAGAATCTACAGCTGCTTTACAG GCTGCTAGCTTGTATAAGCTGGAAGAAGAAAACCACGAAGCTGCTACATGTCTGGAGGATGTTGTTTATCGAGGGGACATGCTTCTGGAAAAGATACAAAGTGCACTTGCTGATATTGCGCAGTCACAACTGAAGACAAGGAGTGGTACCCATAGTCAGTCTCTTCCAGACTCCTAG